The Acetivibrio saccincola genome window below encodes:
- a CDS encoding WecB/TagA/CpsF family glycosyltransferase: MRTTVDILGVPVDNITMGEAVNIVEGFLNQDKVHCVFTPNAEIMMEAQRDAEFKQILCSGNLVVADGAGVVLASKILKPVLKERVAGFDLLCNLFERFSNKDVRFFFLGGKPGVAQEAYQKLLEKNININLVGARNGYFSESEEKEIIDEINSSKTDILLVALGAPKQEKWIYKNKDKLNVKVCIGVGGSFDGIAGRMKRAPKFFQEHGLEWLYRLYKDPRRFFRMMDLPKFMLLVVAKKMKLYNKD, translated from the coding sequence ATGCGTACAACAGTAGATATTTTGGGTGTGCCCGTTGATAATATTACAATGGGGGAAGCTGTAAACATAGTGGAAGGTTTTTTAAACCAGGATAAGGTTCACTGTGTATTTACCCCAAATGCGGAAATAATGATGGAGGCACAAAGGGATGCTGAGTTTAAACAAATATTGTGCAGTGGCAACTTAGTAGTTGCCGACGGTGCCGGTGTGGTGCTGGCGTCAAAAATATTAAAGCCTGTGCTAAAAGAGCGGGTTGCGGGTTTTGACCTGCTTTGCAACCTTTTTGAAAGGTTTTCAAATAAAGACGTCAGGTTTTTTTTCCTAGGAGGAAAACCCGGAGTTGCCCAAGAAGCATACCAAAAGTTATTGGAGAAAAATATTAATATAAATTTAGTTGGTGCAAGAAACGGTTATTTTTCAGAAAGTGAAGAAAAAGAAATAATAGATGAGATAAACTCTTCTAAAACTGACATCCTCCTTGTAGCCCTAGGGGCACCTAAGCAGGAAAAATGGATATATAAAAACAAGGACAAGTTAAATGTGAAGGTTTGCATCGGAGTAGGGGGATCTTTTGACGGCATCGCAGGAAGGATGAAGCGTGCGCCAAAATTCTTTCAGGAACACGGCTTAGAATGGCTTTACCGCCTTTACAAAGACCCCAGGCGTTTTTTTAGAATGATGGACCTTCCAAAGTTTATGCTTTTAGTTGTTGCAAAAAAAATGAAATTATATAATAAAGACTGA
- the csaB gene encoding polysaccharide pyruvyl transferase CsaB gives MKVLHLIGGGDIGGAKSHVLSLVNELGKYIDVKLISFRKGAFADDARAMGINVEVVRTGTIFTDIRRVLNIIKNEGYDIIHSHGAKANMIAVIVKKITKIPVVTTVHSDYRLDYLQNILKMFSFGLINTVSLRFIEYHIGVSNNFKQMLIRRRFSPQNIFTVYNGIDFNKKVPTISREEFLKKYNLNFGKDDVIIGILARLHPVKGIGTLLQAARLIVDENPSVRFLIGGDGEERKSLEKKASSLGLNNNVFFLGFVNEPLDFINCIDINVLTSLSESFPYAILEGALYKKATVSSNVGGISDLIENGKTGFLFEPKDYKTFAKHLINLINDPLLRKKIGDNLYEKTNTYFSLHNMCSTQLNIYKTILRREEEKKKSGCKYDVIISGYYGFKNIGDDAMLKAIIDNLKLYHEDIRIMVLSKNPLETRQTYNVNSINRFNILKIISVMRKSKLFLNGGGNLLQDNTSTRSLIYYLGMIWLAKKMDMKTMIYANGIGPLNKKNNRRMTKAVVNQVDVITLREELSYREIQNLNIEKPQVFLTADPAVTIEAGGKEEIDEIFMKENINPNEKLIGFSVRKWSDYEKYQTVIARVADYVCENYGAKPLFIPMHYPSDLLIIDNIVAKMKNKCYVIRNKYSVAQMLGIIGRTQLLIGMRLHALIFAASLKVPLVGLVYETKVEGFMQYINQPSAGHVSSLEFEKIIEIVDYVWNRRDEIRRELEETTETLRNKALENAKIAVELIEKN, from the coding sequence ATGAAAGTTCTTCATTTAATCGGCGGTGGTGATATCGGCGGGGCAAAAAGCCACGTCTTGTCACTTGTTAATGAGCTTGGAAAATATATAGATGTTAAATTAATAAGTTTTAGAAAAGGTGCCTTTGCAGATGATGCCCGGGCAATGGGCATAAATGTAGAGGTAGTGAGAACAGGAACCATATTTACCGATATACGGAGAGTACTGAATATCATAAAAAATGAAGGCTATGATATAATACATTCACACGGGGCAAAGGCAAATATGATTGCAGTTATTGTGAAAAAAATTACAAAAATCCCTGTGGTTACCACCGTCCACAGTGACTACAGGCTAGACTATTTGCAAAACATTTTAAAAATGTTTTCCTTTGGCCTTATAAATACTGTATCGTTAAGGTTTATAGAGTACCATATAGGGGTCTCAAATAATTTCAAACAAATGCTTATCAGAAGAAGATTCAGCCCTCAGAATATATTTACCGTATACAATGGAATTGATTTTAACAAAAAAGTTCCCACCATCTCAAGGGAAGAATTCTTAAAAAAATACAATTTAAACTTTGGAAAAGATGATGTAATAATTGGAATACTGGCAAGGCTCCATCCTGTAAAGGGTATAGGTACTCTGTTGCAGGCTGCAAGACTTATTGTTGATGAAAACCCCTCTGTGAGATTTTTAATCGGGGGGGATGGGGAAGAAAGAAAGTCTTTAGAAAAAAAGGCTTCTTCACTGGGGCTAAATAACAATGTATTTTTCCTTGGTTTTGTAAATGAACCTTTGGATTTTATTAATTGTATAGATATTAATGTACTTACATCTTTAAGTGAAAGCTTTCCCTATGCCATTTTAGAGGGTGCCCTTTACAAAAAAGCAACTGTCAGCAGTAATGTAGGAGGAATATCAGACCTTATTGAAAACGGAAAGACCGGCTTTCTTTTTGAGCCAAAAGACTATAAAACTTTTGCAAAACACCTTATAAATTTAATTAATGACCCTCTTTTGAGAAAAAAAATAGGTGACAACCTCTATGAAAAGACAAACACCTACTTTTCCCTGCACAATATGTGCAGCACCCAGCTTAATATATATAAAACCATATTAAGAAGGGAAGAGGAAAAGAAAAAATCCGGATGCAAATACGATGTAATTATCTCAGGCTACTACGGCTTTAAAAACATTGGGGATGACGCAATGTTAAAGGCTATAATAGATAATCTTAAACTATATCACGAGGACATAAGAATAATGGTGCTGTCCAAAAATCCTTTAGAAACACGGCAAACATACAATGTGAATTCAATAAACAGATTTAATATCCTTAAAATAATAAGCGTTATGAGAAAGTCCAAATTGTTTTTAAACGGAGGAGGAAATTTACTTCAGGACAACACCAGCACTCGTTCCTTGATATACTATCTTGGAATGATATGGCTTGCTAAAAAAATGGACATGAAAACAATGATTTATGCCAACGGCATAGGTCCTTTAAACAAAAAAAACAACCGCAGAATGACCAAAGCAGTAGTAAATCAGGTGGATGTTATTACACTTAGGGAGGAATTATCCTACAGGGAAATTCAAAACCTTAATATAGAAAAACCCCAGGTGTTTTTAACTGCAGACCCTGCTGTAACCATAGAGGCAGGAGGGAAAGAGGAAATAGATGAAATATTTATGAAAGAAAATATCAACCCAAATGAAAAGCTTATTGGCTTTTCCGTAAGAAAGTGGTCAGACTATGAAAAATACCAGACGGTTATCGCCCGGGTTGCAGACTATGTATGTGAAAATTATGGCGCAAAGCCTCTCTTTATACCTATGCACTATCCCAGTGACCTTTTGATAATTGATAATATTGTTGCAAAAATGAAAAATAAATGCTACGTAATAAGAAATAAATACAGCGTAGCACAAATGCTTGGAATAATAGGCCGTACTCAATTACTGATAGGCATGAGGCTGCACGCCCTTATATTTGCCGCCAGCCTTAAAGTTCCTTTGGTTGGACTGGTATACGAGACAAAAGTAGAAGGCTTTATGCAATATATAAACCAGCCTTCCGCAGGCCACGTCAGTTCCTTAGAATTTGAAAAAATCATTGAAATAGTGGATTATGTTTGGAACAGAAGGGATGAAATAAGAAGGGAACTGGAAGAAACCACTGAAACACTTAGGAATAAAGCTCTTGAAAACGCCAAAATTGCCGTAGAGCTTATAGAAAAAAACTAA
- a CDS encoding glycosyltransferase family 4 protein — translation MIKVLYLLNHAGKAGTERYVQTLIEKLNNKKIKAYFAYNEYGLLVERLEALGVETFRIEMKNPFDLKAVRELSKLCKKLDIDLIHTQFLRENYISLLSRILNRKVKVMYTNHFVMKNGPVLKITNRLLTSLESNIIAVCNRGKDVMISNGIRGKKIHVIFNGVDVEYWGTPVESTIRKELGIDDDTFVFLCGSRFAHDKGHKFLINAVHRLKKMTGRKFKCILSNDGPLLEECKKQVADLGLGDDIIFTGFREDIKNLIYGSDLYVNASEHEALSFAIIEVLACGIPVIATNVAGNGDIINEETNCGILVEYNDEEGLAQAINKLMEDGKLRNEFGKNALKAVKEKFNLDKVANETYNLYKESLKN, via the coding sequence GTGATAAAGGTTTTATATTTACTAAACCATGCAGGCAAGGCGGGGACAGAGAGATATGTTCAAACCCTTATTGAGAAGCTTAATAATAAAAAGATAAAAGCATATTTTGCGTACAATGAATACGGGCTTTTGGTTGAAAGGCTTGAAGCTTTAGGAGTTGAGACCTTCAGGATAGAGATGAAAAATCCTTTTGACCTAAAGGCTGTAAGAGAGCTTTCAAAGCTTTGCAAAAAGCTTGATATAGATTTAATTCACACCCAGTTTTTAAGGGAAAATTATATATCCCTTTTATCTAGGATTTTAAACAGAAAGGTAAAAGTGATGTACACCAACCATTTTGTCATGAAAAACGGTCCTGTTTTAAAAATTACAAACAGGCTTTTAACAAGTTTAGAATCCAACATTATAGCCGTTTGCAACAGGGGAAAGGATGTCATGATATCAAATGGTATAAGGGGCAAAAAGATTCATGTAATATTTAACGGTGTGGATGTGGAGTATTGGGGTACACCTGTAGAATCCACTATAAGAAAAGAACTTGGAATAGATGATGACACATTTGTATTCTTGTGTGGTTCGAGGTTTGCCCACGACAAGGGACATAAATTTTTGATAAATGCAGTTCACCGGCTTAAAAAAATGACGGGAAGGAAGTTTAAGTGCATTCTTTCCAATGACGGCCCCCTGCTTGAAGAGTGCAAAAAACAAGTGGCGGATTTGGGGCTTGGTGATGATATTATATTTACCGGATTTAGGGAGGATATAAAAAACCTTATTTACGGCAGCGACCTTTACGTAAATGCATCAGAGCACGAGGCTCTAAGCTTTGCCATAATAGAAGTGCTGGCATGTGGTATTCCTGTTATTGCCACTAATGTGGCAGGAAACGGGGATATAATAAATGAAGAGACCAACTGTGGCATACTTGTGGAGTATAATGATGAAGAAGGGCTGGCACAGGCTATAAATAAGCTTATGGAAGATGGCAAATTGAGAAATGAGTTTGGGAAAAATGCGCTAAAAGCGGTGAAAGAAAAATTTAATCTTGATAAGGTGGCAAATGAAACATATAATTTATACAAAGAAAGTTTAAAAAATTGA
- a CDS encoding O-antigen ligase family protein has product MCDSVFVKIMFFIINRIDSSYENSFFKKILDFIINAFKKLNLFYENSISGRAMKKMTELLYNSAILGFFFRKGRLAKWYEESLVFTAINAAVNFPSRLLKKVYLKFEDVFLESKIITLVRNILSKMEIIAGLFMVLMLIVPHAKWNNRYNLIIALILMALVFINTIIQRNWVFNVKAMDFTLVIFAITVVFSCIVTFFESVNFLAFYITCFMLVLSMVSFLRTENALKTFIEIMLAGVFIAGCYGMWQVVTDAVAFDPSLTSIEQSEGLPGRIYATMANPNNYSQVLIMTLPFFAAVIFNSKSFFKKCVYLIMALPPLVSLFYTGSRSGWIGLAVSIIVFTFFAQKRLIPFVIAGGILMIPFLPSHVYYRILTIFNTEGDTSSQYRVEILQTVFPMLKDHAVWGTGLGTNVFMRVVNTYHQYTKATPLHTHVLYLQIWIEMGIVALLSFLWFIYRTIKNAVICLADSTKEMKNILIAGVSALSGVLVIALVEYIWYYPRVMVIFWVITGILLAGISIVFNKNRKLSES; this is encoded by the coding sequence ATGTGTGATAGTGTTTTTGTAAAAATTATGTTTTTCATAATAAACAGGATTGACTCCTCTTATGAAAACAGTTTTTTTAAAAAAATTCTAGATTTTATTATAAATGCATTTAAAAAATTGAATTTATTTTACGAAAACAGCATCAGCGGACGTGCCATGAAAAAGATGACTGAGCTTTTATATAACAGTGCCATATTAGGGTTTTTCTTCAGGAAGGGAAGATTGGCCAAGTGGTATGAGGAAAGCCTGGTTTTTACTGCAATAAATGCAGCTGTGAACTTTCCCTCAAGACTTTTAAAAAAAGTATATTTAAAATTTGAAGATGTTTTTTTAGAAAGCAAAATCATAACCCTTGTGAGAAATATTCTCTCTAAAATGGAGATAATAGCAGGACTTTTTATGGTACTTATGCTGATTGTACCTCATGCTAAGTGGAATAACAGGTATAATTTGATTATAGCTCTTATTCTTATGGCACTGGTTTTTATTAATACAATTATCCAGAGAAACTGGGTGTTTAACGTAAAGGCAATGGATTTTACTTTGGTGATTTTTGCAATTACCGTTGTCTTTTCATGCATAGTCACCTTTTTTGAAAGTGTGAATTTTTTGGCTTTTTACATCACCTGTTTTATGCTTGTATTGTCAATGGTGAGTTTTTTAAGAACTGAAAATGCATTAAAAACATTTATTGAAATAATGCTGGCAGGAGTATTTATAGCAGGTTGTTATGGAATGTGGCAGGTAGTGACTGATGCGGTGGCATTTGACCCTTCCCTGACATCTATAGAGCAAAGCGAGGGGCTTCCGGGGAGGATATATGCCACAATGGCAAATCCCAATAATTATTCACAGGTACTTATAATGACTCTTCCTTTTTTTGCAGCAGTTATATTTAATTCTAAATCTTTTTTTAAAAAATGTGTTTATTTGATAATGGCACTTCCACCTTTGGTGTCACTGTTTTATACAGGCTCCAGATCCGGGTGGATAGGACTTGCAGTTTCAATTATAGTATTTACCTTTTTTGCACAAAAAAGACTTATTCCTTTTGTAATAGCAGGGGGCATTTTGATGATACCATTTCTGCCAAGCCATGTGTATTACAGGATACTGACTATTTTTAATACCGAAGGGGATACCTCTTCCCAGTACAGGGTGGAAATACTCCAGACAGTTTTCCCTATGCTAAAGGACCATGCAGTATGGGGTACAGGTCTTGGAACTAATGTATTTATGAGGGTGGTAAATACTTACCATCAGTATACAAAGGCTACACCACTGCACACCCATGTGCTGTACCTGCAAATATGGATTGAAATGGGTATTGTTGCGTTGCTGAGCTTTTTGTGGTTTATTTACAGGACAATAAAAAACGCCGTTATTTGTCTGGCAGATTCCACAAAGGAGATGAAAAATATTTTAATTGCCGGTGTGTCAGCATTATCAGGAGTATTGGTTATTGCACTTGTAGAATATATCTGGTACTATCCTAGGGTCATGGTGATTTTTTGGGTAATTACAGGTATTCTTCTTGCAGGTATATCCATTGTATTTAATAAAAACCGCAAGCTTTCAGAAAGTTAG
- a CDS encoding coiled-coil domain-containing protein — MFNAFKKSNRRSAKKKIKFDKKILRKNNISILVLDERWNSLFKNIEKTERIIKLERELIELLKEEVRLNSEYKDISAQKSKCLKRIMELTPKVFEENDEKARMEMEECEKNIKEINKRFKEIEKELETIPDRIKDKNLELLESVVFTVYFKIRENQRRIKELEKHIEEARKNLEKYIDEKGKLAEDYTDIYTYFHDLIGKEELEKLDREYFGD, encoded by the coding sequence ATGTTTAACGCTTTTAAAAAATCAAACAGAAGATCGGCAAAAAAGAAGATAAAGTTTGATAAAAAGATATTGAGAAAAAACAATATCTCAATACTTGTATTGGATGAGAGATGGAATTCCCTTTTTAAAAATATTGAAAAGACAGAAAGAATAATTAAATTAGAAAGGGAACTTATTGAGCTTTTGAAAGAAGAAGTAAGGCTTAATTCCGAGTACAAGGATATTAGCGCCCAAAAAAGCAAATGTCTTAAAAGAATAATGGAACTTACTCCGAAAGTCTTTGAAGAAAATGATGAAAAAGCAAGAATGGAAATGGAAGAGTGTGAAAAAAACATAAAAGAAATAAATAAGAGGTTTAAAGAAATAGAAAAAGAACTTGAAACCATTCCTGACAGGATAAAAGATAAAAATTTAGAGCTTTTAGAAAGTGTAGTATTTACAGTGTATTTTAAAATCCGTGAAAATCAAAGAAGGATTAAGGAATTAGAAAAACATATTGAAGAGGCAAGAAAAAATTTAGAAAAGTATATTGATGAAAAGGGAAAACTTGCAGAAGATTATACTGACATTTACACATATTTTCATGATTTAATTGGAAAAGAGGAACTTGAAAAGCTGGACAGGGAATATTTTGGGGATTAA
- a CDS encoding DUF4330 domain-containing protein: MIIDSKGKLFGKISIIDILILAVIIAGTAGVWHMFFRSSGGAVIGRTPDTIVIKFYGEEAPDYAVDAVQIGDLARDFDRGTSFGNVTDIVTGESVTYVKTADGKVVQSSTPNYSSFYFTVEGTGTLNDVGTVTIGGYEYAVGRTLTLRFGKAVVQGRIYSIDKKE, from the coding sequence ATGATCATTGATAGCAAAGGGAAATTATTTGGGAAAATAAGCATAATAGATATTTTGATCCTGGCAGTTATAATTGCAGGAACAGCAGGTGTATGGCATATGTTTTTCAGATCCTCAGGAGGTGCTGTCATTGGAAGGACACCGGATACAATAGTGATTAAGTTTTATGGTGAAGAAGCACCTGATTATGCAGTTGATGCAGTACAAATAGGGGATCTGGCAAGGGATTTTGACAGGGGAACGTCTTTTGGAAATGTTACAGACATAGTTACAGGTGAGTCTGTAACATATGTAAAAACTGCAGATGGGAAAGTGGTGCAATCTTCCACCCCCAATTATTCCTCCTTTTACTTTACCGTTGAGGGGACGGGTACATTAAATGATGTTGGCACCGTTACTATTGGCGGTTATGAGTATGCAGTGGGAAGAACACTTACATTGAGATTCGGAAAAGCAGTGGTGCAGGGCAGGATTTACAGCATAGACAAGAAGGAGTGA
- a CDS encoding CopG family ribbon-helix-helix protein, with amino-acid sequence MAQIKKILISLPDNLLKEVDSIVAMEKTNRSQFVREAMKFYIREKRRIEMRDRMKKGYQQMAEINSKLAEMCFEADNDQQQKYEEGLRELEK; translated from the coding sequence TTGGCGCAAATTAAAAAAATTTTAATTAGTCTTCCCGACAATTTATTAAAAGAGGTAGACTCAATAGTAGCTATGGAAAAAACCAACAGAAGCCAGTTTGTCAGGGAGGCAATGAAGTTTTATATACGGGAAAAAAGAAGAATTGAAATGAGGGATAGAATGAAAAAGGGTTATCAGCAAATGGCCGAAATCAATTCTAAGCTGGCTGAGATGTGTTTTGAAGCAGACAATGATCAACAGCAAAAATATGAGGAAGGTCTTAGGGAGTTGGAGAAATAG
- the alr gene encoding alanine racemase, which produces MEYKFNRAWAEVNLDNIAHNVREIRKIVDKKTEILGVVKADAYGHGVMEVAKVLLENGVSRLAVSMLDEAIQLRKNGIEVPILVLSYTDPGRAEEIIENDVTQTVFSHDLAESLSQAAQRLRKNIKIHIKIDTGMTRVGFMPGYSAVKNVISISKLPRIIVEGLFTHFASADEKDKTYTNMQFERFTTIINELNRVGVYIPVKHVCNSAGIIEFPHMHLNMVRPGIALYGLYPSSDVDREKINLKPAMTLKANIILVKEVEKDTSVSYGRIFKTNRESKIATIPIGYADGYTRLLTNKGEVLVNGQRAPIVGKICMDQCMVDITDIKGDVNVGDEVVLFGKQGEGEIKVEELAQSIGTINYEVVSIIGKRIPRVYFKNGKVHNVLNYLI; this is translated from the coding sequence ATGGAATACAAATTTAACAGGGCGTGGGCAGAGGTAAACCTTGATAATATTGCCCACAATGTACGGGAAATAAGAAAAATAGTTGATAAAAAAACTGAAATACTAGGGGTTGTAAAGGCTGATGCCTATGGTCACGGGGTAATGGAAGTGGCAAAGGTTCTTCTAGAGAACGGGGTTAGCCGTTTAGCGGTTTCCATGCTTGATGAAGCAATACAGCTTAGGAAAAACGGAATTGAGGTGCCGATTCTGGTATTAAGCTACACAGACCCCGGCAGGGCGGAAGAAATAATTGAAAATGATGTAACCCAGACGGTATTCAGTCACGATTTGGCGGAGAGCTTGTCTCAAGCTGCCCAAAGACTTAGAAAGAATATAAAGATTCATATAAAGATTGATACAGGTATGACAAGAGTGGGGTTTATGCCTGGCTACAGTGCTGTTAAAAATGTTATTTCAATAAGTAAGCTTCCCCGCATAATTGTAGAGGGGCTGTTTACGCATTTTGCTTCAGCAGATGAAAAGGATAAAACGTATACAAATATGCAGTTTGAAAGATTTACCACCATAATAAATGAACTGAACAGGGTAGGAGTGTATATCCCTGTAAAGCATGTGTGCAACAGCGCAGGAATAATTGAATTTCCCCATATGCATCTTAACATGGTAAGGCCGGGAATTGCTTTATACGGCTTATACCCGTCTTCAGATGTGGACAGGGAAAAAATAAATTTGAAACCTGCCATGACGTTAAAAGCCAACATAATACTTGTAAAAGAGGTAGAAAAAGACACTTCTGTAAGCTATGGCAGGATATTTAAAACAAACAGGGAAAGTAAAATTGCAACCATTCCCATAGGTTATGCCGACGGCTACACGAGGCTTTTGACAAACAAAGGGGAAGTGCTGGTAAACGGACAGAGGGCACCAATAGTGGGCAAAATCTGTATGGACCAGTGTATGGTGGATATAACTGATATAAAAGGAGATGTAAATGTAGGTGACGAAGTGGTTCTCTTTGGAAAGCAGGGAGAAGGAGAAATAAAAGTTGAGGAGTTGGCCCAAAGTATTGGTACAATAAATTATGAAGTGGTAAGCATTATAGGAAAAAGAATACCAAGGGTGTATTTTAAAAACGGTAAAGTACACAATGTTCTAAATTATTTAATTTAA
- a CDS encoding NAD(P)H-hydrate dehydratase produces the protein MIAVTPAQMAGIDNFAITEMGIPGMVLMENAALSVVKEIEKDIDCIEGKRICLLAGKGNNGGDAFAIARHLYNKGAKVLVFLLAKKTEIKGDAKTNLDILGKMGIEVIEILDIRDLNDAKKYISHSHLIVDGIFGTGIKGNIPYLISQTINFINEKDIPVISVDIPSGINGETGEILGTCIKAYKTVTFGYAKVGLFVHPAAQYTGETVVADIGIPKNVVDKFDIKNYIIDDETVRKIIPKRYSDSNKGSYGKLLLLTGSRGMTGAGCLAGKAALRSGLGLLYLGVPASLTNVYDSILIESVTLPLEDDDTGYITKGCIESLKEYMAGVDVIALGPGLSTKGDVGDVVFSIVENSKVPLVIDADGINVISKNIEVLKKSNVPVVLTPHPGEMARLLGTSPEEVQKNRINVARDFSRKWNVITVLKGSRTIVALPDGSIYINTTGNSGMATGGTGDVLTGMIASFICQGAKVHEGAILGVYFHGLCGDNIAKTKGEYGIIAGDLVEEIPYVIKSRLM, from the coding sequence ATGATAGCAGTAACACCTGCTCAAATGGCGGGGATAGATAATTTTGCAATAACCGAAATGGGTATACCCGGTATGGTGCTTATGGAAAATGCAGCTCTTAGCGTGGTAAAAGAAATAGAAAAAGATATTGACTGCATTGAAGGGAAAAGAATATGTTTATTGGCGGGAAAGGGCAATAATGGAGGGGATGCTTTTGCAATTGCAAGGCATCTTTATAATAAGGGGGCAAAGGTTTTAGTATTTTTGCTGGCAAAAAAAACAGAAATAAAGGGAGATGCAAAGACCAATCTTGATATACTGGGTAAAATGGGTATAGAGGTAATTGAAATTTTAGATATAAGAGATTTAAATGACGCCAAAAAATATATCAGCCATTCCCACCTTATTGTTGACGGCATTTTTGGCACTGGGATAAAAGGGAATATTCCCTATTTGATTTCACAAACCATTAATTTTATAAATGAAAAAGATATTCCCGTAATATCTGTAGACATTCCTTCCGGTATAAACGGAGAAACAGGGGAAATATTGGGAACATGCATAAAGGCATATAAGACAGTTACTTTTGGATATGCAAAAGTAGGGCTTTTTGTACATCCGGCTGCTCAGTATACCGGGGAAACAGTTGTAGCGGATATAGGAATACCTAAAAATGTTGTAGATAAATTTGATATAAAAAATTACATTATAGATGATGAAACGGTAAGAAAGATAATTCCAAAAAGATATTCTGACAGCAATAAGGGGAGCTATGGCAAATTGCTTTTATTAACCGGTTCAAGGGGAATGACGGGTGCAGGGTGCCTGGCAGGAAAAGCAGCCTTAAGGTCCGGTCTTGGACTTTTGTACCTGGGAGTTCCGGCATCTCTTACAAATGTTTATGATTCCATTTTAATTGAGTCTGTAACCCTTCCTTTAGAGGATGATGATACAGGATATATTACAAAAGGCTGTATTGAAAGTCTTAAAGAATATATGGCCGGTGTTGATGTAATTGCTTTAGGTCCCGGACTTTCCACCAAAGGGGATGTGGGAGATGTTGTTTTTAGCATTGTTGAAAATTCCAAAGTTCCTTTGGTAATTGATGCAGACGGGATAAATGTTATATCTAAAAATATAGAGGTGCTAAAAAAATCCAATGTGCCTGTGGTTTTAACCCCTCATCCCGGGGAAATGGCAAGGCTTCTTGGCACAAGCCCTGAGGAAGTGCAAAAAAACAGGATTAATGTGGCAAGGGATTTTTCAAGGAAGTGGAATGTAATTACCGTTTTAAAGGGTTCAAGAACCATTGTGGCACTTCCAGATGGCAGTATATATATAAATACAACAGGAAATTCTGGAATGGCAACAGGGGGGACAGGGGATGTTTTAACCGGTATGATAGCAAGCTTTATATGTCAAGGCGCAAAGGTACATGAAGGTGCCATATTAGGCGTATATTTCCACGGATTATGTGGGGATAATATTGCTAAAACAAAAGGGGAATACGGTATTATTGCAGGGGATTTAGTTGAGGAGATTCCTTATGTCATAAAGAGCAGGCTTATGTAG
- a CDS encoding type II toxin-antitoxin system PemK/MazF family toxin, translating into MLIKRGDIFYADLSPVVGSEQGGVRPVLIIQNDIGNKYSPTVIASAITSQINKAKLPTHIELKAKSYGIPKDSVILLEQVRTIDKKRLREKVGHLDDELMEKVNEAIAISFGLVDI; encoded by the coding sequence GTGCTAATTAAACGTGGTGACATATTTTATGCAGATTTAAGTCCGGTTGTCGGTTCTGAGCAGGGTGGAGTAAGGCCGGTATTAATCATTCAAAATGATATTGGCAACAAGTATAGTCCTACTGTTATAGCTTCAGCTATAACTTCACAAATAAACAAAGCTAAATTACCTACTCATATAGAACTTAAAGCAAAGAGTTACGGCATCCCAAAGGATTCGGTAATTTTACTGGAGCAGGTGAGAACCATTGATAAAAAAAGGTTAAGGGAAAAAGTTGGGCATCTTGATGATGAACTTATGGAGAAGGTAAATGAGGCAATTGCCATAAGCTTTGGATTGGTGGATATATAA